In Aristaeella hokkaidonensis, the following are encoded in one genomic region:
- a CDS encoding nucleoside phosphorylase — MIIHSFDPDSPAIISPGDFYGEAQHLCDVCIITFSHVIFSHVLETFPHEQVAAIHACNGITPIYLLTVNDRKIGFYLTHVGAAGAGTDVIECHHMTGATKFVMFGSAGNLNKDATAGKYVVPSEAYRDEGMSYHYAAPSDYIRIPGAELVSQVFEELKQPYVQGRVWTTDALYRETKNQTALRQQEGCLAVDMELAGVQAVCSFHGFSLYNYLITGDVLDAEEYTAEGLREANHTLKHFYLALEIAQKLL; from the coding sequence ATGATTATTCATTCCTTTGATCCGGACAGCCCGGCAATCATTTCTCCCGGAGATTTTTACGGTGAGGCGCAGCATCTGTGCGACGTCTGCATCATCACCTTTTCCCATGTGATCTTTTCCCATGTGCTGGAGACCTTTCCGCACGAACAGGTGGCGGCAATTCATGCCTGCAACGGGATTACCCCGATCTATCTGCTGACGGTCAATGACCGGAAGATCGGCTTTTACCTGACCCACGTAGGCGCGGCAGGAGCCGGAACGGACGTGATCGAGTGCCATCACATGACCGGCGCCACGAAGTTTGTGATGTTCGGTTCCGCAGGGAACCTGAACAAGGACGCGACCGCAGGAAAGTATGTGGTTCCTTCCGAGGCATACCGGGACGAGGGTATGTCCTATCATTACGCGGCGCCTTCGGATTATATCCGTATCCCCGGCGCGGAACTGGTTTCACAGGTGTTTGAGGAACTGAAGCAGCCTTATGTGCAGGGACGTGTCTGGACGACGGACGCCCTGTACAGGGAGACGAAAAACCAGACAGCCCTGCGGCAGCAGGAAGGCTGTCTGGCGGTGGATATGGAACTGGCAGGGGTACAGGCGGTATGCAGTTTCCACGGATTCTCGCTGTACAATTACCTGATTACCGGCGACGTGCTGGACGCTGAAGAATATACAGCGGAGGGCCTGCGGGAAGCCAATCATACGCTGAAACATTTTTACCTGGCACTGGAAATTGCCCAAAAGCTGTTGTAA
- a CDS encoding carbon-nitrogen hydrolase family protein, whose protein sequence is MRIGAYQFPVTGNITENMSHILDAVSRASREGVELLVFPECAVTGYPPLALPSPAEIDEERKNEAHTQLQKAAIQNRMHLIAGTIIRRGSSFYNAALCFAPDGTVTEYDKRALWGWDQENFTPGTRDGILQAGTLKIGIRICFEVRFPEYFRELYRAKTDLNVILFSDTAAQADPDRYDLIRAHIRTRAVENVCPVLAVNNAASFQTAPTVLFDASGKALCELEPEKEGLLIYDFEKKEPSFGELGRKTISDTLL, encoded by the coding sequence ATGAGAATCGGTGCTTATCAGTTTCCGGTGACCGGAAACATCACGGAAAACATGTCCCATATACTGGACGCGGTTTCCCGGGCCTCCCGGGAAGGCGTTGAGTTGCTTGTTTTCCCGGAGTGCGCTGTGACCGGCTATCCGCCCCTGGCACTTCCCTCTCCTGCGGAGATCGATGAAGAGCGGAAAAACGAGGCTCATACACAGCTTCAGAAAGCCGCCATACAGAACCGGATGCATCTCATCGCAGGTACAATCATCCGCCGGGGATCCTCCTTTTATAACGCGGCCCTGTGCTTTGCACCCGACGGCACCGTCACGGAATATGACAAACGCGCCCTCTGGGGCTGGGATCAGGAGAACTTTACCCCAGGAACCCGGGACGGTATCCTGCAGGCCGGAACGCTGAAGATCGGGATCCGGATCTGCTTTGAGGTACGTTTTCCGGAATATTTCCGGGAGCTGTACCGGGCAAAGACCGACCTGAACGTGATCCTGTTTTCTGATACTGCCGCCCAGGCGGATCCGGACCGGTATGACCTGATCCGGGCACACATCCGGACCCGGGCGGTAGAGAATGTCTGTCCGGTTCTTGCTGTTAACAATGCAGCGTCTTTCCAGACGGCGCCCACTGTGCTGTTTGACGCATCCGGCAAAGCCCTGTGTGAACTGGAACCTGAAAAGGAAGGGCTGCTGATATACGATTTTGAAAAGAAAGAGCCCAGCTTTGGCGAGCTCGGCCGGAAAACCATATCTGACACTCTTTTATAA
- a CDS encoding cupin domain-containing protein, whose protein sequence is MNHETFEAFNAGHLCQEDRIIPFDRIPWSAHPVFEGVELKHIITAKDTDGAFSYHLVRIAPYKQIGDHIHETQLETHEVIAGEGICVNDGYSQRYAPGVIAILPAKVHHEVQAGSQGLYLFAKFFPALC, encoded by the coding sequence ATGAACCATGAAACCTTTGAAGCCTTCAATGCCGGACATCTGTGCCAGGAGGACCGGATCATTCCTTTTGACCGGATTCCCTGGTCCGCGCATCCCGTGTTCGAGGGTGTGGAACTCAAACACATTATTACTGCCAAAGATACGGACGGGGCATTCAGCTATCACCTGGTCCGGATCGCGCCGTATAAGCAAATCGGCGATCATATCCACGAAACGCAGCTGGAAACCCATGAAGTGATTGCCGGAGAAGGCATCTGCGTCAATGACGGATACAGCCAGCGCTATGCACCGGGTGTGATTGCTATCCTGCCGGCAAAAGTGCACCATGAGGTACAGGCAGGCTCGCAGGGACTTTATTTGTTTGCCAAATTCTTCCCGGCACTCTGCTGA
- a CDS encoding AraC family transcriptional regulator, giving the protein MEKQSEGITYRKANDRMEIVRYRNWTKSYAPHTHTSHLTLGYVEEGKIRLIVNDQSRICEKGDSFRIPPDTLHEINAVDGKPYSMMVLCILTEPEKTDMDLQEIRTALLEQPENLYLIQEMAKDAHISPYYMIRRFRKAFGLTPHQFQIQCRVRKAQKLLEEEKSISRVTYDAGFSDQSHLDRCFHKLVGLTPAQYQDAAREESQQSAGKNLANK; this is encoded by the coding sequence ATGGAGAAGCAATCCGAAGGCATCACTTACAGGAAGGCCAATGACCGGATGGAAATCGTCCGGTACCGGAACTGGACTAAATCCTATGCGCCCCATACCCACACTTCCCATCTGACCCTTGGATACGTGGAGGAAGGAAAAATCCGGCTTATTGTCAATGACCAAAGCCGGATTTGCGAAAAAGGAGACAGCTTTCGGATTCCGCCGGACACCCTCCATGAGATCAATGCCGTGGACGGCAAGCCTTATTCCATGATGGTACTCTGTATCCTCACAGAGCCGGAGAAAACAGATATGGATCTGCAGGAAATCCGCACCGCCCTCCTGGAGCAGCCGGAAAACCTGTATCTGATTCAGGAGATGGCTAAGGACGCCCACATCAGCCCATACTATATGATTCGCCGCTTCCGGAAGGCTTTCGGCCTGACCCCGCATCAGTTTCAGATCCAATGCCGGGTAAGGAAAGCCCAGAAGCTGCTGGAAGAAGAAAAAAGCATCTCCCGGGTGACTTATGACGCAGGTTTTTCCGATCAAAGCCACCTTGACAGATGCTTTCACAAGCTGGTGGGACTGACTCCCGCTCAGTACCAGGACGCGGCCCGGGAAGAATCTCAGCAGAGTGCCGGGAAGAATTTGGCAAACAAATAA
- a CDS encoding TSUP family transporter: MTLTPLSFLIVCPLLFLAGFVDSIGGGGGLISLPAYLLAGLPVHQAIATNKLSSTCGTSLSTGRFLRHGLINLKLAVPAALAAFAGSTLGAQLSLLVSENVMKYILFAVLPVAAFFVLNRHLFTDKGGDAVADRRTMIICVAAALLIGAYDGFYGPGTGTFLIIAFTVFARMSVSSANAQAKVINLTSNITSLVVFLLNGQVVFLLGLAGALCNMAGNWLGSGLALNKGTRIVRPVILGVLLLLFLKIIIGF; encoded by the coding sequence GTGACCCTGACTCCCTTATCTTTTCTGATCGTCTGTCCTCTGCTTTTCCTGGCCGGATTTGTTGATTCCATCGGTGGCGGCGGCGGGCTGATCTCGCTCCCGGCTTATCTGCTGGCCGGCCTGCCTGTCCATCAGGCTATTGCGACCAACAAACTGTCCTCCACCTGCGGCACCAGTCTGTCCACGGGCCGTTTCCTGCGTCACGGGCTCATCAACCTGAAGCTGGCCGTTCCTGCCGCACTGGCAGCTTTCGCGGGCTCCACCCTGGGTGCGCAGCTTTCCCTGCTCGTCAGCGAGAACGTGATGAAGTATATCCTTTTTGCCGTCCTGCCCGTTGCGGCTTTCTTTGTGCTGAACCGGCACCTGTTCACGGATAAAGGCGGCGACGCAGTGGCGGATCGCCGGACCATGATCATCTGTGTTGCTGCCGCCCTCCTCATCGGCGCCTACGATGGCTTCTACGGTCCCGGAACCGGCACCTTCCTGATCATTGCCTTTACGGTTTTTGCCCGGATGTCCGTTTCCTCCGCCAACGCCCAGGCCAAGGTCATCAATCTCACCTCCAACATCACCTCCCTCGTAGTTTTCCTGCTGAACGGCCAGGTGGTATTCCTGCTCGGGCTTGCCGGCGCCCTTTGCAACATGGCCGGCAACTGGCTTGGCTCCGGCCTGGCGCTGAACAAGGGTACCAGAATCGTCCGCCCGGTTATCCTGGGCGTTCTGCTGCTCCTGTTCCTGAAGATCATCATCGGTTTCTGA
- a CDS encoding DMT family transporter, giving the protein MRKPDEAGKNRRAVLFVFLASVCFSTGGLFIKLVPWSALAINGARNLISAAVIGLYLLITRRRIIFNRRVLIGALSMIGVTTLFAIANKLTTAANTIVLQFTAPVFVILFMALLYRQKPGRVDLITCFLVLLGVVLFFVDGIQAGNLTGNIVAILSGVCYAGVFMMNTGKDADAISSCFLGQLTAGLVMTPLCFGETDFSLPTLAAIVALGVVQVGGAYILFSIGIQRTPAVTASLITGMEPIMNPLLVAAFYGEKVSALAITGAVIVVCSILAYNVWLARQKSGTPDMKEARE; this is encoded by the coding sequence ATGCGTAAACCGGATGAAGCCGGAAAAAACCGGCGGGCTGTACTGTTTGTTTTCCTGGCCTCCGTGTGCTTCAGCACGGGCGGCCTGTTCATCAAGCTTGTCCCCTGGTCCGCGCTGGCCATCAACGGAGCCCGGAACCTGATCAGTGCCGCCGTTATCGGCCTTTATTTGTTGATCACCCGCCGCCGGATTATCTTCAACCGCCGGGTACTGATCGGCGCCCTTTCCATGATCGGCGTAACCACGCTTTTCGCCATTGCCAATAAACTGACCACCGCTGCCAACACCATAGTCCTTCAGTTCACCGCGCCGGTATTCGTCATCCTGTTCATGGCCCTGCTCTACCGGCAGAAACCCGGCCGGGTGGATCTGATCACCTGCTTCCTGGTGCTGCTGGGCGTGGTGCTGTTCTTTGTGGACGGCATCCAGGCCGGCAACCTGACCGGCAACATCGTCGCAATCCTGTCCGGCGTCTGCTATGCCGGTGTGTTCATGATGAATACCGGCAAGGACGCGGATGCCATCTCCTCCTGCTTCCTTGGCCAGCTGACCGCCGGTCTTGTGATGACACCCTTGTGCTTTGGAGAAACAGACTTCTCCCTGCCGACCCTGGCAGCCATCGTAGCCCTGGGCGTTGTGCAGGTAGGCGGCGCCTATATTCTCTTCTCCATCGGTATTCAGCGCACTCCGGCTGTCACCGCCAGCCTGATCACCGGCATGGAGCCCATCATGAATCCCCTGCTGGTTGCTGCCTTCTATGGAGAGAAAGTCTCAGCCCTGGCCATTACCGGAGCCGTCATTGTGGTCTGCTCCATCCTGGCCTATAACGTCTGGCTGGCGCGGCAAAAGAGCGGCACGCCGGATATGAAGGAGGCCCGTGAATGA
- a CDS encoding GNAT family N-acetyltransferase, which produces MMQTEVIKNLESWTDFIKEVNSDPRFANPTIATPEAYENKIIRAVDDPEKLVLGILEDGVQQGLFVFSVLKDDRYMEMLAGFSRSGEAYEVMAEYLQECFPGFEADFVFNPANDLLTDLLKRKGAELDPEQQFMKLTGNPPAVDTEGIELLSESRKEQYFALHNKDMYWTGERIAEESEFYRVFIAVEDQRVVGYIDVTWPKNPNYVWDILVAEECRGKGWGRKLLAKAIEMNESGGMELDVNTDNVPAIRLYESMGFTKTEGRNTVSAFWNIPEA; this is translated from the coding sequence ATGATGCAGACAGAAGTAATCAAAAACCTGGAATCCTGGACGGACTTTATTAAGGAAGTCAACAGTGATCCGCGGTTTGCCAATCCTACAATTGCTACGCCGGAAGCATATGAAAATAAAATTATACGGGCGGTGGATGATCCTGAAAAGCTGGTGCTGGGTATCCTGGAAGACGGGGTACAGCAGGGTCTGTTTGTTTTCAGCGTCCTGAAGGATGACCGGTACATGGAAATGCTGGCCGGCTTTTCCCGCTCCGGAGAAGCATACGAAGTTATGGCAGAATACCTGCAGGAATGTTTTCCGGGATTTGAAGCTGATTTTGTATTCAATCCGGCCAATGACCTGCTGACAGACCTTCTGAAACGGAAAGGAGCGGAACTTGATCCGGAACAGCAGTTCATGAAACTGACCGGAAATCCGCCGGCTGTGGATACCGAAGGAATTGAGCTGCTAAGCGAATCCAGGAAGGAGCAGTACTTTGCCCTTCATAACAAGGATATGTACTGGACCGGTGAGAGAATCGCGGAAGAATCGGAATTTTACCGGGTGTTCATAGCTGTGGAGGATCAGCGGGTGGTCGGATACATAGACGTGACCTGGCCAAAGAACCCCAATTATGTGTGGGACATACTGGTAGCGGAAGAATGCCGCGGCAAAGGATGGGGCAGGAAACTGCTTGCAAAAGCCATTGAAATGAACGAATCCGGCGGTATGGAGCTGGACGTGAATACGGACAATGTCCCGGCAATCCGGCTGTATGAATCCATGGGCTTTACGAAAACGGAGGGGCGGAATACTGTTTCAGCCTTCTGGAATATTCCGGAAGCATAA
- a CDS encoding ABC transporter ATP-binding protein, translating to MLESKELTKKYGVKTAVDCVSLSMEPGHIYAMLGPNGSGKTTWMKMAAGLVKPTSGTVFFNGTPVGIESRKDVAYMSTEPYFYDWMNIEAAGKYYQDFFEDFSMSSFLRILHDMGLNEKDKIRTLSSGMVAKMKIALTLARDAKVYMLDEPFNGIDLLARDEIRSAILNAAVPEKLLLLSSHLVEEMEAIADRAVFIRSGRLIEVRDLEEMREVDGVSMADRYRAIFGHGEVQA from the coding sequence ATGCTTGAGAGCAAGGAATTGACCAAGAAATACGGCGTCAAAACCGCCGTTGACTGTGTGTCTTTGTCCATGGAGCCCGGGCATATTTACGCGATGCTGGGGCCGAATGGCAGCGGCAAAACCACCTGGATGAAGATGGCAGCAGGCCTGGTGAAGCCCACTTCCGGCACAGTCTTTTTCAACGGAACACCCGTTGGAATCGAAAGCCGCAAAGACGTAGCCTATATGTCCACAGAACCTTATTTCTACGACTGGATGAACATCGAAGCCGCCGGAAAGTACTATCAGGATTTCTTTGAAGATTTCTCCATGTCCAGTTTCCTGCGCATACTTCATGATATGGGCCTGAATGAAAAGGATAAAATCAGGACCCTCTCCAGCGGTATGGTGGCAAAAATGAAGATTGCCCTGACCCTGGCCAGGGACGCAAAGGTCTATATGCTGGACGAGCCTTTCAACGGCATTGACCTGCTGGCCCGGGATGAAATCCGCTCCGCAATTCTCAACGCGGCTGTCCCGGAAAAACTGCTCCTCCTGTCCAGCCATCTGGTGGAAGAGATGGAAGCAATTGCGGACCGGGCTGTGTTCATTCGCAGCGGCCGCCTGATTGAAGTCAGGGATCTGGAAGAAATGCGGGAAGTGGACGGCGTCTCTATGGCGGACCGCTACCGCGCTATCTTCGGTCACGGGGAGGTGCAGGCATAA
- a CDS encoding GntR family transcriptional regulator produces the protein MDFDPMSPIWLQVVNRIKSSIVTGTIGPGEKLPGGRDLALQFSINPNTAARVYQELEREGLCETRRGMGTYVTENRETISALRAQMASEAADRFFRDLAALGMDHDDAIRFLNERKDTDHA, from the coding sequence ATGGACTTTGATCCCATGAGCCCCATCTGGCTGCAGGTAGTCAACCGGATCAAGAGTTCGATTGTTACCGGTACGATCGGCCCGGGGGAAAAGCTGCCCGGCGGAAGAGACCTGGCCTTGCAGTTCTCCATCAACCCGAATACAGCGGCAAGAGTTTATCAGGAGCTGGAACGCGAGGGATTGTGTGAAACCCGCCGCGGCATGGGCACCTATGTCACGGAAAACAGGGAAACCATCTCAGCCCTGCGTGCACAGATGGCTTCCGAAGCGGCGGATCGCTTTTTCCGCGATCTGGCCGCGCTGGGGATGGATCATGATGACGCGATCCGGTTCCTGAATGAAAGGAAGGATACAGATCATGCTTGA
- a CDS encoding peptidoglycan-binding domain-containing protein, with the protein MMKKQLLSLFLIFVLLLSVCTVSYAVKPATLSLNSTGDNVKSLQKSLISLGYLKGKADGVFGSKTEEAVKKFQKANDLTVDGLAGADTQGAINAVLKKKNNASTSKQVTPKTTEKLPAVLKSILPEIATGGRDPVFGGDYSTLCNGSVGNRVKTVQTILIAMGYLGGSADGIYGTNTENAVRKYQEASGMSSTDGIAGPLTLANLYLYATSPESGLSQYK; encoded by the coding sequence ATGATGAAAAAACAGCTTCTCAGCCTGTTTCTGATTTTTGTGCTTCTGCTTTCTGTCTGTACCGTTTCCTATGCTGTGAAACCCGCCACCCTTTCCCTCAATTCCACAGGCGACAATGTGAAGTCCCTGCAGAAATCCCTGATTTCCCTGGGATACCTGAAAGGAAAGGCGGATGGTGTGTTCGGGTCCAAAACTGAGGAAGCCGTCAAAAAGTTCCAGAAAGCAAACGACCTGACCGTGGACGGCCTGGCCGGTGCGGATACGCAGGGTGCAATCAACGCAGTGCTGAAAAAGAAGAACAACGCTTCCACTTCAAAACAGGTTACCCCGAAAACCACTGAAAAGCTCCCTGCCGTATTGAAATCGATCCTGCCGGAAATTGCAACCGGCGGGCGGGATCCGGTGTTCGGCGGAGATTACTCCACCCTGTGCAACGGCTCTGTGGGCAACCGGGTCAAAACCGTTCAGACCATCCTGATCGCCATGGGCTACCTGGGCGGCTCCGCAGACGGCATTTACGGCACCAACACCGAGAATGCCGTCCGTAAATACCAGGAGGCTTCCGGCATGAGTTCCACGGACGGCATTGCCGGGCCCCTGACGCTGGCCAATCTGTACCTGTACGCCACCAGTCCGGAATCCGGGCTCAGCCAGTATAAGTGA
- a CDS encoding AAA family ATPase — protein sequence MGILICGLNGCGKSTLGRQLAERLGYRFIDNEDLYFPKDDPSYLYSAPRSTEEVIRHLEGLIEEDRRFVFAAVKGDYGDKLPAFLDHIVLIEVPREVLSRRVRDRSYQKFGDRVLPGGDLYEKEQKWYALTDSRPDDYVTQWLDTVRCPVTRIDGTLPVEENLSRLLSILA from the coding sequence ATGGGAATCCTGATCTGCGGCCTCAACGGCTGCGGCAAAAGCACTCTGGGCAGGCAGCTGGCAGAACGCCTGGGTTACCGTTTCATTGACAATGAAGACTTATATTTCCCAAAGGATGACCCTTCCTATCTCTATTCAGCCCCCAGAAGCACAGAGGAAGTCATCCGGCACCTGGAAGGTCTGATCGAAGAAGACCGCCGCTTCGTGTTTGCTGCGGTCAAAGGAGATTACGGGGACAAGCTGCCTGCCTTCCTGGACCATATTGTGCTGATCGAAGTACCCAGGGAGGTTCTGAGCCGCCGTGTCAGGGATCGTTCATATCAGAAATTCGGAGACCGGGTGCTTCCCGGCGGAGACCTGTACGAAAAAGAGCAGAAGTGGTACGCCCTGACCGACAGCCGGCCGGATGACTATGTGACGCAGTGGCTGGATACTGTCCGTTGCCCCGTAACCCGCATAGACGGCACCCTGCCTGTTGAGGAAAATCTCAGCAGACTATTGTCCATTCTTGCCTGA
- a CDS encoding serine hydrolase domain-containing protein, with translation MNHLIQNTLSRFVDSGEIAGCSARILRNDEVLFEGSFGYADIENKIKMSENTIFPIASMSKVITVAGVMQLYEQGLFKLWDPVSKYLPGFKNPKIAKEKPDGSYELVDAKGEVTLRQLFTMTSGVPYGWGDTAAGRIRSEKENEWMTSGLPFPGSVEYVNLVGQLPLAFEPGERWMYGFSIDVLGVVLEVLTGKSLGEYLKENIFDPLGMSDTGFFVPAEKQDRIATLYHITEGMKPGERNYPSSKPDFESGGGGLFSTVKDYSRFAQMLLHGGTLDGVRILGRKTIDLISTDHLTPEQRKSDNWETQRGYGYGLGVRVMTNPELADINGSVGEWGWDGAFGNWFCVDPKENLTCVYLTTNRPGEHYRFIPKLMASMYASLD, from the coding sequence ATGAACCATCTGATTCAGAACACTCTCAGCCGCTTCGTGGACTCCGGCGAGATTGCCGGCTGTTCCGCGCGGATCCTGCGGAATGATGAAGTCCTGTTTGAAGGAAGCTTCGGATACGCGGATATTGAAAACAAAATCAAAATGTCTGAAAATACCATTTTCCCCATTGCGTCCATGTCCAAGGTCATCACCGTGGCCGGCGTCATGCAGCTCTATGAGCAGGGGCTTTTCAAGCTCTGGGATCCCGTAAGCAAGTACCTGCCCGGATTCAAAAACCCGAAGATCGCAAAGGAAAAGCCGGACGGTTCCTATGAGCTCGTGGACGCCAAAGGCGAAGTGACCCTGAGGCAGCTCTTCACCATGACCAGCGGCGTCCCCTATGGCTGGGGAGACACCGCCGCTGGCCGGATCCGCAGTGAAAAGGAAAATGAATGGATGACCAGCGGTCTTCCCTTCCCTGGCTCTGTAGAATATGTCAACCTCGTCGGCCAGCTTCCCCTCGCCTTTGAGCCTGGCGAACGATGGATGTACGGTTTCTCCATTGATGTTCTTGGTGTTGTCCTGGAGGTGCTGACCGGCAAATCCCTGGGCGAATACCTGAAGGAAAACATCTTCGATCCCCTCGGCATGAGCGACACCGGCTTCTTTGTGCCGGCTGAGAAGCAGGATCGGATTGCCACCCTGTACCATATTACTGAGGGCATGAAGCCGGGCGAACGGAATTATCCGTCCTCAAAGCCGGATTTTGAAAGCGGTGGCGGCGGCCTGTTCTCCACGGTAAAGGATTACTCCCGTTTCGCCCAGATGCTGCTCCACGGCGGCACGCTGGACGGCGTTCGGATTCTCGGCCGGAAGACGATCGACCTGATCTCCACGGATCACCTGACCCCTGAACAGCGGAAAAGCGACAACTGGGAAACCCAGCGGGGCTACGGCTACGGCCTCGGTGTACGCGTCATGACCAATCCCGAGCTGGCGGACATTAACGGTTCCGTCGGAGAGTGGGGCTGGGACGGTGCTTTCGGCAACTGGTTCTGCGTGGATCCGAAGGAAAATCTTACCTGCGTTTACCTGACCACCAACCGCCCGGGTGAACATTATCGCTTCATTCCGAAGCTGATGGCCTCCATGTACGCATCGTTGGACTGA
- a CDS encoding TetR/AcrR family transcriptional regulator, giving the protein MAKRGETRDVIIQAAAKVFFENGFEKTSVKMILEEAHVVTGSFYHFFASKEALFEAVAESFMEAYTRRVSTILDDDTLDMEQIIDHFLNELGRTADSYTRMFQGNKLHWTVRSALHDRTLEAMIPPLARALTRLKESGAVGNTLDVDDLTLARILIKGSEAIIWSKMPSDPVYLKSEKLRKTLTEYWKKLISF; this is encoded by the coding sequence ATGGCAAAAAGAGGCGAAACAAGAGACGTAATCATCCAGGCCGCAGCGAAAGTCTTTTTTGAAAATGGTTTTGAAAAGACTTCCGTCAAAATGATCCTGGAGGAAGCCCATGTTGTCACGGGGAGCTTCTATCATTTTTTTGCGTCAAAAGAAGCACTTTTTGAAGCAGTGGCAGAAAGTTTCATGGAAGCATATACCAGGCGGGTCAGCACTATTCTGGATGACGATACGCTGGATATGGAACAGATCATTGACCATTTCCTGAATGAGCTTGGCCGGACTGCTGATTCCTATACCCGCATGTTTCAGGGAAACAAACTCCACTGGACCGTACGCTCCGCCCTGCATGACAGAACCCTGGAAGCAATGATTCCTCCGCTTGCCCGGGCCCTTACCAGGCTGAAGGAAAGCGGCGCGGTCGGAAATACCCTGGATGTGGATGACCTGACGCTCGCAAGGATTCTCATTAAAGGTTCCGAGGCCATCATCTGGAGTAAAATGCCGTCTGATCCTGTATATCTCAAGTCTGAAAAACTCCGTAAAACACTGACAGAATACTGGAAAAAATTAATCAGTTTCTGA
- a CDS encoding EFR1 family ferrodoxin (N-terminal region resembles flavodoxins. C-terminal ferrodoxin region binds two 4Fe-4S clusters.): MKGRIYYFTGTGNSMRAARVIAQQLKDTEIISMRVNPEEVPATDCDVIGFIFPVYHWSMPAPAAAFVEKLSVNPNAYIFAVAMPSFICGMACEKLAGILAARGITLDYGNKVFNVANYAIVYPPFPSAKLMVPQAERKLRKIAEDIARRKKRDYPRASAFIRRKRERIMAPYLELLKYADNPFTISADCISCGLCSRVCPCGNIILENGKPAFQHHCTNCMACVVSCPKRAIGYNIKEGDRKLMDASNSKASLVRFMGLPEKRKLYRNPYISVNDLAKDRELWQKEAKQET, encoded by the coding sequence ATGAAAGGAAGAATTTACTACTTTACAGGAACAGGAAACAGTATGCGGGCAGCGCGGGTGATCGCACAGCAGCTGAAGGATACGGAGATCATATCCATGAGAGTCAATCCGGAAGAAGTACCGGCAACAGACTGTGACGTCATTGGCTTTATATTTCCTGTGTATCACTGGTCCATGCCTGCGCCGGCAGCCGCTTTTGTGGAAAAGCTGTCTGTCAATCCGAACGCCTATATATTTGCAGTCGCTATGCCCAGTTTTATTTGCGGAATGGCCTGCGAAAAGCTTGCCGGAATTCTTGCTGCCAGGGGAATTACCCTGGACTACGGTAATAAAGTATTCAATGTGGCAAACTATGCCATTGTGTATCCCCCGTTCCCTTCCGCAAAACTGATGGTTCCTCAGGCTGAACGGAAGCTCCGGAAAATTGCAGAGGATATTGCCCGGCGAAAAAAGCGGGATTATCCCCGTGCAAGCGCGTTCATCCGGCGGAAAAGGGAGCGCATCATGGCTCCGTATCTGGAATTGCTGAAGTATGCGGACAATCCATTTACCATCAGTGCTGACTGTATCTCATGCGGTCTGTGCAGCAGGGTCTGCCCCTGCGGGAATATTATCCTGGAAAACGGAAAACCAGCCTTTCAGCATCACTGTACCAACTGTATGGCGTGCGTTGTCAGTTGTCCGAAACGTGCGATCGGGTATAATATAAAAGAAGGAGACCGGAAGCTCATGGATGCGTCGAATTCGAAAGCGTCGCTTGTCAGGTTCATGGGGCTCCCGGAAAAACGCAAACTGTACCGGAATCCGTATATTTCAGTCAATGATCTTGCAAAGGACAGGGAATTATGGCAAAAAGAGGCGAAACAAGAGACGTAA